A portion of the Dethiosulfovibrio faecalis genome contains these proteins:
- a CDS encoding NAD(P)H-dependent glycerol-3-phosphate dehydrogenase gives MRYVRERPKPRNITVMGSGSWGTALAKVAANKGHSVALWCRDERQAELISKSGRNDRYLPDVDLPSNITPTSDLVSVMEHSNMWIMAVPTQASRSLLTKLRSFETDMDGISICNVAKGIEVGTLKRVSQIVQELAPKCKYAVLSGPSHAEEVVKGLPTAVVVASDHQEEASSWQEILTGGTFRIYSSEDVCGVETGGALKNVIAIASGLAHKMEMGDNATAALVSRGLAEIMRLAVTMGAHPITLAGLAGIGDLMVTAYSRHSRNFRLGMALGEGQSLEEAIESLGQVAEGAYTVKAAVELGKKLKVDLPISRSVYQVLYEGLSPKEAIRELMSRDPKPEYPPHIFQE, from the coding sequence ATGAGATACGTAAGAGAACGCCCGAAACCACGGAATATAACCGTTATGGGATCCGGAAGCTGGGGAACCGCTCTGGCGAAGGTGGCTGCTAATAAAGGACATTCGGTCGCTCTATGGTGCAGAGACGAAAGACAAGCGGAACTAATATCAAAATCCGGTAGAAACGACCGATATCTTCCCGATGTAGATCTACCATCAAATATAACACCTACGAGCGATCTCGTGTCGGTTATGGAACACTCCAATATGTGGATAATGGCGGTTCCGACCCAGGCATCCAGATCGTTGCTCACAAAACTAAGATCGTTTGAGACCGATATGGACGGAATATCCATCTGTAACGTAGCCAAGGGTATAGAGGTGGGCACTCTGAAAAGGGTCAGTCAGATAGTTCAAGAACTGGCGCCGAAATGCAAATACGCAGTATTGTCCGGTCCTAGCCACGCGGAAGAGGTGGTAAAGGGCCTGCCTACCGCCGTCGTCGTGGCCTCCGACCATCAGGAAGAGGCCTCTTCGTGGCAGGAGATCCTGACAGGAGGGACTTTCCGGATATACTCCAGCGAGGACGTATGCGGAGTAGAGACCGGAGGAGCGCTTAAAAACGTCATAGCCATAGCCTCCGGCCTGGCCCACAAAATGGAGATGGGAGACAACGCCACGGCAGCCCTGGTAAGTCGGGGGCTGGCCGAGATAATGAGATTGGCCGTCACCATGGGAGCTCACCCGATAACCCTGGCCGGCCTGGCGGGAATTGGAGACCTCATGGTGACGGCATATAGTCGACATTCGAGAAACTTCCGTCTTGGAATGGCCCTGGGCGAAGGGCAATCCCTTGAAGAAGCCATCGAATCTCTAGGACAGGTGGCGGAGGGAGCGTACACGGTCAAGGCTGCGGTAGAGCTGGGCAAGAAGCTCAAGGTGGATCTTCCGATATCCCGATCGGTCTACCAGGTTCTTTACGAGGGACTCTCCCCTAAAGAAGCCATTCGAGAGTTGATGTCCCGAGATCCCAAGCCGGAGTACCCTCCACACATATTTCAAGAATAG
- a CDS encoding 4Fe-4S binding protein, with product MAAKVDKETCVGCESCVGTCPVEAIEMNDGKAVVDEGKCVECGACVSACPVDAISL from the coding sequence ATGGCAGCGAAAGTAGATAAAGAGACCTGTGTAGGTTGCGAGAGCTGCGTGGGCACCTGCCCCGTAGAGGCTATCGAGATGAACGACGGCAAAGCCGTAGTCGACGAGGGCAAGTGCGTCGAGTGCGGAGCCTGCGTGTCCGCCTGTCCAGTGGACGCAATCAGCCTCTAA
- the rpoD gene encoding RNA polymerase sigma factor RpoD, producing the protein MAGSKSKSPKEMKFSRDDLKMYMERIRELIMQGRKNGYVTQKDIEKFIPIEFWSTEVLENVFDNLMELGIEVIEDGDPRLKSDKSTAASSDEEHVYVDELGKLDDIPLTDPVRMYLREIGKVALLDASEEVELAKRVEDGDQVAKQKIIDANLRLVVSIAKKYIGRGMLFLDLIQEGNLGLIRAVEKFDYRKGFKFSTYATWWIRQAITRAIADQARTIRIPVHMVETINKMVRVSRQLVQRLGREPTDEEISEAMEIESTKVEEIRRIAQLPVSLETPIGEEEDSQLGDFIEDRDMPSPEDAASCNLLHEQIEDMLDALSDREREVLRYRFGLEDGRSYTLEEVGRRFGVTRERIRQIEAKALRKLRHPSRSKKLRDFLE; encoded by the coding sequence ATGGCTGGGTCAAAGAGCAAATCGCCTAAAGAGATGAAATTTTCCCGTGACGACCTTAAGATGTACATGGAGCGTATACGAGAGCTCATAATGCAGGGTCGTAAGAACGGTTATGTCACTCAGAAGGATATCGAGAAGTTCATTCCAATAGAGTTCTGGAGCACCGAGGTGCTGGAGAACGTCTTCGACAACCTCATGGAGTTGGGCATAGAGGTAATAGAGGACGGAGATCCAAGGCTGAAGTCCGATAAGTCGACGGCTGCTTCCTCCGACGAGGAACATGTCTACGTAGACGAGTTGGGCAAGCTCGACGATATCCCCCTGACCGATCCCGTGAGGATGTATCTCCGGGAGATCGGTAAGGTCGCTCTTCTTGACGCCTCCGAGGAAGTTGAGCTCGCCAAGAGGGTGGAGGACGGAGATCAGGTTGCCAAACAGAAGATAATAGATGCCAACCTTCGTCTGGTGGTCAGCATAGCGAAAAAGTACATAGGCCGAGGGATGCTGTTTCTGGACTTGATCCAGGAGGGAAATCTGGGGCTTATAAGGGCGGTGGAGAAGTTCGACTATCGCAAGGGCTTCAAATTCAGCACATACGCCACCTGGTGGATACGTCAGGCCATTACCAGAGCCATAGCGGATCAGGCCAGGACCATAAGGATACCGGTCCACATGGTGGAGACCATAAACAAGATGGTCAGGGTCTCCAGGCAGCTGGTACAGAGGCTGGGGAGAGAGCCTACCGACGAGGAGATATCCGAGGCGATGGAGATAGAGTCCACCAAGGTCGAGGAGATCCGTAGAATCGCCCAGCTGCCTGTCTCTCTGGAGACCCCGATCGGCGAGGAGGAGGATAGCCAGTTAGGAGACTTCATAGAGGATAGAGATATGCCGAGCCCGGAAGACGCCGCATCCTGCAACCTTCTCCACGAACAGATCGAGGATATGCTGGATGCCCTTTCCGACAGGGAGAGAGAGGTTCTGCGATATCGTTTCGGCTTGGAGGACGGCAGATCCTATACCTTGGAGGAGGTCGGGCGTCGTTTCGGAGTTACTAGAGAGCGTATTCGTCAGATAGAGGCCAAGGCTCTCAGAAAGCTTCGCCATCCCAGCAGGAGCAAGAAGCTCAGGGATTTTCTCGAATGA
- a CDS encoding chemotaxis protein CheV, which produces MRVNEKILTEVGTNEWQVVVFYLGQQAFAINVDKTREILRWTGCRPVPDANPAMIGITTVRGEVLPLVDLGRYLKIDTDVELENSKIIIAEFNEIKLGFVVEGVERIYRINSDELDASLTGTFLGENSLYVIKRDDRNIILLDYERIVQTVNPSLMSQYRLDEVKAAKLTLGLGDLDRYRILVAEDSPLIRRQVIDVLADGGFHNVESVGHGKAAWDRISEEEPGHFDLLISDIEMPKMDGFALTRLVKQDDERRDMPVVIFSSIMADDIRRKAASIGAEAQITKPEIGGLVEKVCELLLERSSGKSSD; this is translated from the coding sequence ATGCGGGTTAACGAAAAGATCCTCACCGAGGTCGGAACCAACGAATGGCAGGTCGTGGTCTTTTACCTCGGCCAGCAGGCTTTTGCCATCAACGTCGACAAGACTCGGGAAATTCTAAGGTGGACCGGTTGCCGTCCCGTTCCGGACGCCAATCCAGCGATGATAGGTATCACCACTGTCAGAGGAGAGGTACTCCCCCTGGTGGACCTGGGCAGATATCTCAAGATCGACACGGACGTCGAACTGGAGAACAGCAAGATAATAATAGCCGAATTCAACGAGATAAAGCTCGGTTTCGTCGTCGAGGGAGTAGAGCGGATATATCGGATCAATTCCGATGAACTGGATGCATCCCTTACCGGGACGTTTCTGGGAGAGAACTCCCTCTACGTCATAAAAAGGGACGATCGAAACATAATACTTCTCGATTACGAGAGAATAGTCCAGACGGTGAATCCCTCCTTGATGTCCCAATATCGTCTCGACGAGGTCAAGGCGGCCAAATTGACTCTTGGTCTGGGGGACCTGGACCGTTACCGTATACTTGTAGCGGAGGATTCCCCCCTTATCCGCAGACAGGTCATAGACGTGTTGGCAGACGGCGGATTTCACAACGTGGAGAGTGTCGGACACGGAAAGGCGGCCTGGGACCGGATCAGCGAGGAGGAGCCAGGTCACTTCGATCTGTTGATCTCCGACATCGAGATGCCCAAGATGGACGGCTTCGCCCTTACTCGACTCGTAAAGCAGGACGATGAGCGGAGGGATATGCCCGTGGTGATATTTTCGTCCATAATGGCGGACGACATAAGACGGAAGGCCGCCAGCATCGGAGCGGAGGCTCAGATAACCAAGCCGGAGATCGGCGGTTTGGTGGAAAAGGTCTGCGAACTTCTCCTGGAACGAAGTTCCGGGAAGTCTTCAGACTGA
- the sfsA gene encoding DNA/RNA nuclease SfsA: MNLYDPFKNEVKTKGTFIVRSNRFVVKCYVYGKIFDCHLPNPGRLWELLFPGVTLFLIENRGGKTAYTVIAVDTPDGPVLLHTHKANDLVEELLKKREIPSFREKKPIKREISVGNSRFDFLLEGNSRPTLLEVKSCTLFGKRGSMFPDAPSERAVRHVEELEYLSSEGYDAAVIFVVQSKKPEWFLPDFHTDPKFAEAIYHARDRIEVVALSIPWRPDLTLSESPVELPIPWEKMRDENEDRGTSLIVYDLTEADELPPGHYVLVIEADENLSSASTKAVRKRRRIVDLEDRLNNKRRSVKTIPIRSSKKLGRRIYERLYPLSSMDKDVAKLSYDGRWLLRFEESPFLLKDFVDVVVANRIDRLS; the protein is encoded by the coding sequence ATGAATTTATACGACCCCTTCAAAAACGAAGTCAAGACCAAAGGGACCTTCATCGTTCGATCCAATCGTTTCGTCGTTAAATGCTACGTCTACGGCAAGATCTTCGATTGCCACCTCCCCAATCCCGGACGCCTTTGGGAGCTTCTATTTCCGGGGGTAACCCTTTTTCTCATAGAGAACAGGGGCGGAAAGACCGCGTACACGGTGATAGCGGTGGATACCCCCGACGGTCCGGTCTTGCTGCACACCCATAAGGCCAACGACCTGGTGGAAGAGCTGTTGAAAAAAAGGGAGATCCCGTCTTTTCGGGAAAAAAAGCCGATCAAAAGGGAGATCTCCGTAGGTAACAGCAGATTCGACTTCCTGCTCGAAGGGAACTCAAGACCGACCCTTCTAGAGGTAAAATCATGCACTCTTTTCGGCAAGCGAGGCTCCATGTTTCCCGACGCGCCGTCGGAGAGAGCGGTCAGACACGTGGAGGAACTGGAATATCTCTCTTCCGAGGGCTACGACGCCGCGGTGATCTTCGTCGTGCAGTCGAAAAAACCCGAATGGTTTCTCCCCGATTTCCACACCGATCCCAAATTCGCCGAAGCCATATACCACGCCAGAGACCGCATCGAAGTGGTGGCCCTCTCCATACCCTGGAGGCCCGACCTGACCCTATCGGAAAGCCCGGTCGAACTTCCGATACCCTGGGAGAAGATGAGAGACGAAAACGAGGACAGAGGAACATCCCTGATCGTGTACGACCTGACCGAGGCGGACGAACTGCCTCCAGGACATTACGTACTAGTGATCGAGGCCGACGAGAATCTGTCGTCAGCCTCGACAAAGGCCGTCAGAAAAAGGCGAAGAATCGTGGATTTGGAGGACCGTCTGAACAACAAGAGACGATCGGTCAAGACCATACCGATAAGGTCCTCGAAAAAGCTGGGCAGACGGATCTACGAACGGCTCTACCCACTGTCCTCGATGGATAAAGACGTCGCGAAACTATCGTACGACGGACGGTGGCTGTTGAGATTCGAGGAGTCGCCCTTTTTGTTGAAAGACTTTGTGGACGTCGTCGTGGCAAACAGGATCGATAGACTATCCTAA
- a CDS encoding DedA family protein gives MLHEMVTWLVSTVGSMGYPGIIFLMFLESSFFPFPSEVVIPPAGYLAHQGEMHLSLVILAGIAGSLLGALFNYWLSITVGRSFFERYGRYFLVSRSSLDKAEVFFDRHGHISTFVGRLIPGVRQYISLPAGVARMPLLPFCVFTAIGAGIWVVILALVGYWLGSQGDLVLKYVNKISLALISICSVTVIIYVIAVRRGNSDKNRS, from the coding sequence ATGTTGCACGAGATGGTAACTTGGTTGGTCTCGACGGTGGGATCCATGGGATACCCCGGAATAATTTTTCTGATGTTTCTGGAGTCCTCGTTCTTTCCGTTCCCCAGCGAGGTAGTCATACCTCCGGCGGGATACCTGGCCCATCAGGGTGAGATGCATCTATCGCTGGTGATACTCGCAGGGATAGCAGGGAGCCTGCTGGGAGCCCTATTCAACTACTGGCTGTCCATAACGGTTGGACGGTCGTTTTTCGAGAGGTACGGTCGTTACTTTCTCGTCTCCCGATCAAGCCTGGACAAAGCGGAGGTCTTTTTCGACAGGCACGGACACATAAGCACCTTCGTAGGCCGGCTGATCCCGGGAGTCAGACAGTACATATCCCTTCCTGCCGGAGTGGCCAGGATGCCTCTTCTGCCCTTTTGCGTGTTCACCGCCATAGGGGCCGGCATATGGGTCGTGATATTGGCCCTGGTCGGCTACTGGTTGGGCAGCCAGGGAGACCTGGTGCTCAAATACGTGAATAAGATCTCCCTGGCATTGATATCGATCTGTTCAGTAACGGTGATAATATACGTAATCGCCGTAAGACGCGGAAACTCCGATAAAAATCGATCCTAA
- a CDS encoding thioredoxin domain-containing protein, whose translation MFGSGHDDDLIRWSSWGEKAVRRSKEEHKPLFLYIGSPTCRLCNIEYRESFANDEVAKLLNEDFVPVRVERESFPILSDSAMSVNRIMNGSGGWPLNLFLTPDLKPFFVSSYMPLKGTPDRPGFLDCLPRIKWLWLTENEALVRASEEVLESLKKSAVTETSDIPESTLKAASEELLNDLDELWGGFGQGGKFTPVQELLFLSEYDRRTGCKRCGEALRLSLDGMSMGAIRDHLGGGFHSCTLDREWRRPRFEKLLVDQAMAAMVFAEGFDRYGKVFHWRVADETLAYALLNLYSPGRGFLASQSYETEDGDMDYYLWTSDEIDSALGENAGLFKRAYGITDEGNYIEETTGSPSGKNVLFLTAPLDRLAEDEGMEDEQDLEDLLAKGRQVLSSLRRERLEPEKDGRILSDWNGFFIAALARCGRLMDRRNYVALAERECSRIWSEGELFHIGDIPATLDDYAAVIWSFLETYRSTDNMVWRERAKKLLVRCEELFGLEGRGYRLSECAGEGILFARSHGRDGLYPSGNAVMANNLVTLWECTEEKDYRDRAIEVITSFGEGVKRVPGGYSHLLTALSRVLP comes from the coding sequence GGAAGAGCATAAGCCGCTTTTTCTGTACATCGGATCCCCCACCTGTCGTCTCTGTAATATCGAATACAGGGAGAGCTTCGCTAACGACGAGGTGGCTAAGTTGCTCAACGAGGACTTCGTCCCGGTCAGGGTGGAGCGGGAAAGCTTCCCGATCTTGAGCGATAGCGCTATGTCGGTCAATCGAATAATGAACGGTTCCGGAGGGTGGCCTTTGAATCTATTTCTGACCCCCGATCTGAAGCCTTTTTTCGTATCTTCCTATATGCCTCTGAAAGGGACTCCGGATCGTCCCGGTTTTTTGGACTGTCTGCCCAGGATAAAGTGGCTTTGGCTAACCGAAAACGAAGCCCTGGTTCGGGCGTCGGAGGAAGTCTTGGAGTCTTTAAAAAAATCCGCGGTTACCGAGACGTCCGACATCCCCGAGTCGACCTTGAAGGCCGCATCCGAGGAGTTGTTGAACGATCTGGACGAGCTTTGGGGCGGTTTTGGCCAGGGGGGCAAGTTTACGCCCGTCCAGGAGCTGCTGTTTTTGTCTGAATACGACCGTCGGACGGGATGTAAAAGATGCGGCGAGGCCCTTCGTCTGTCCTTGGACGGTATGTCCATGGGGGCCATCAGAGATCATCTCGGAGGAGGCTTCCACAGCTGCACTCTCGACAGAGAATGGCGCAGACCCCGTTTTGAAAAGCTGCTGGTGGACCAGGCCATGGCTGCCATGGTCTTCGCAGAGGGATTCGACAGGTATGGAAAGGTGTTTCACTGGAGGGTGGCCGACGAGACCTTGGCTTACGCTCTTTTGAACCTTTATTCTCCGGGCAGAGGCTTTTTGGCATCTCAAAGCTACGAGACGGAAGACGGCGATATGGACTACTATCTCTGGACGTCCGACGAGATAGACTCCGCTCTGGGAGAGAATGCCGGGCTTTTCAAGAGAGCTTACGGCATAACGGACGAGGGAAACTACATCGAAGAGACCACCGGTAGCCCCTCCGGCAAGAACGTCCTTTTTTTGACCGCACCTCTGGATCGACTGGCCGAGGACGAGGGAATGGAGGACGAACAGGACCTTGAGGATCTGTTGGCCAAGGGGAGGCAGGTCCTCTCGTCTCTCAGGCGGGAACGGCTGGAGCCAGAAAAGGACGGACGGATACTGTCGGACTGGAACGGCTTTTTTATAGCCGCTCTGGCCCGTTGCGGAAGGCTCATGGACCGAAGAAATTACGTGGCTCTCGCGGAGAGAGAGTGTTCCAGGATATGGAGCGAAGGGGAGCTGTTTCATATAGGAGACATTCCTGCCACTTTGGACGACTACGCCGCGGTCATATGGTCTTTTCTGGAGACCTATAGGTCGACGGACAATATGGTCTGGAGGGAGAGGGCGAAAAAACTCTTGGTACGATGCGAGGAGCTTTTCGGCCTTGAGGGAAGGGGATATCGCCTCTCAGAATGTGCCGGAGAGGGGATTCTCTTTGCCCGGTCTCACGGACGGGACGGTCTGTACCCCTCCGGCAACGCCGTTATGGCGAATAACCTGGTCACATTGTGGGAATGTACCGAGGAGAAGGACTATAGAGACAGGGCCATCGAGGTTATAACCTCCTTCGGAGAAGGGGTGAAACGGGTTCCCGGAGGTTATTCTCACCTTCTGACGGCACTGTCGAGGGTCCTGCCTTAG